The following coding sequences are from one Cystobacter fuscus DSM 2262 window:
- a CDS encoding two-component system sensor histidine kinase NtrB, producing the protein MTTQAWISLGACAGLLALAGLALVRVGRSPMGLPLAVLCISLSTWNFADFALEHAGGPGWRLIATCATLMSVPPALHFVLAFVGERRRLAVVMYATYAVFGVLALLSLVGLGSPRVADEVDSRGFTRMVLALSAPLLLGSFGLLTWHLRREPRSTERARTGLLLTGLALLVTLLGTDVVAVLGQDVPRLGGLGTLLGLPAIAVVALRLRLFGQELSNVHAMYALLLSLVGVLSYLTVFRVFAARHGALVVGTAAITLALLAITRRGVIAFTAQRERLEQMATLGRFSAQMAHDLKNPIAALKGATQYLQEEHARGRSWDDKGEFLELLLEQVERLDRVVSTYQRLGRVEPLLAPLDVNHLVTSVLSLQGFAGSPEVELHRELAEGLPSCAGDWDLLATALENLVRNALEAMPRGGVLTVRTRAEDTGVVLSVEDTGEGMNARTRERAFDDFYTTKATGSGLGLAFVRRVVEAHGGRVTLTSHEGRGTTVTLRLPVSATRVP; encoded by the coding sequence ATGACGACCCAGGCGTGGATCAGCCTCGGGGCCTGCGCGGGGCTCCTGGCGCTCGCGGGCCTCGCCCTGGTGCGGGTGGGGCGCAGTCCCATGGGGCTGCCACTCGCGGTGCTGTGCATCTCGCTGTCCACGTGGAACTTCGCCGACTTCGCCCTGGAGCACGCGGGCGGACCGGGCTGGCGCCTCATCGCCACGTGCGCGACGTTGATGAGCGTGCCGCCCGCCCTGCACTTCGTCCTCGCCTTCGTGGGCGAGCGGCGCCGGCTGGCGGTGGTGATGTACGCCACCTATGCCGTCTTCGGCGTGCTGGCGCTCCTCAGCCTCGTGGGGCTGGGCTCGCCGCGGGTGGCGGACGAGGTGGACTCGCGGGGCTTCACGCGGATGGTGCTCGCGCTGAGCGCGCCGCTCCTGCTCGGCAGCTTCGGCCTGCTCACCTGGCACCTGCGCCGCGAGCCGCGCTCCACCGAGCGCGCCCGGACGGGCCTGCTGCTCACGGGGCTCGCGCTGCTGGTGACGCTGCTGGGCACGGACGTGGTGGCGGTGCTGGGCCAGGACGTGCCGCGGCTGGGCGGCCTGGGCACGCTCTTGGGACTGCCAGCCATCGCCGTGGTGGCGCTGCGCCTGCGCCTGTTCGGCCAGGAGCTGTCCAACGTCCACGCGATGTACGCGCTGCTGCTCTCGCTCGTGGGCGTGCTGTCCTACCTCACCGTCTTCCGCGTCTTCGCCGCGCGCCACGGCGCGCTCGTGGTGGGCACGGCCGCCATCACCCTCGCGCTGCTGGCCATCACCCGCCGGGGCGTCATCGCCTTCACCGCCCAGCGCGAGCGGCTGGAGCAGATGGCCACCCTGGGCCGCTTCTCCGCGCAGATGGCGCATGACCTGAAGAACCCCATCGCCGCGCTCAAGGGCGCCACGCAGTACCTCCAGGAGGAGCACGCGCGGGGCCGCTCGTGGGACGACAAGGGCGAGTTCCTCGAGCTGCTGCTCGAGCAGGTGGAGCGCCTGGATCGGGTGGTGAGCACCTACCAGCGCCTGGGCCGGGTGGAGCCGCTGCTCGCGCCGCTGGACGTGAACCACCTGGTGACGAGCGTGCTGTCCCTCCAGGGCTTCGCCGGGAGCCCCGAGGTGGAGCTGCACCGGGAGCTCGCCGAGGGCCTGCCGAGCTGCGCGGGGGATTGGGACCTGCTGGCCACCGCGCTGGAGAACCTGGTGCGCAACGCCCTGGAGGCCATGCCCCGCGGGGGAGTGCTCACCGTGCGCACGCGAGCGGAGGACACGGGGGTGGTGCTCAGCGTGGAGGACACCGGCGAGGGCATGAACGCCCGCACCCGCGAGCGCGCCTTCGACGACTTCTACACCACCAAGGCCACGGGCAGCGGACTGGGGCTGGCCTTCGTGCGGCGGGTGGTGGAGGCCCATGGCGGACGCGTGACGCTCACCAGTCACGAGGGGCGCGGCACCACGGTGACCCTGCGCCTTCCCGTCTCGGCCACGCGTGTTCCATGA
- a CDS encoding alkene reductase: MSTLFSSVSLGRYTLTNRMIMAPMTRSRSDDQTGVPTELVPTYYHQRAGAGLIITEGVFPSAMGKGYVRTPGIETDAQVAAWKQVTEAVHAQGGRIFMQLMHSGRISHPSMLPGGATPVAPSAITPAGQSFTSTGPQPFVQPRALRLEEIPEVIGEYRRAARRALEAGFDGVELHAASGYLPEQFLSSNTNTRTDAYGGSLENRARFILETLAALVAEVGSDRVGIKISPEMGFNDIKDANPRETYRYLVEQLAPLKLAYLHVATFGPQFDAYHTTFRALFQGTYLRGGMLDRERAEAVLKNGEADAVVFGALFLANPDLPERFRTNAPLNAPDKQTFYSAGAQGYIDYPRLSTAG; this comes from the coding sequence ATGTCCACGCTCTTCTCTTCCGTCTCGCTCGGCCGCTACACGCTCACCAACCGCATGATCATGGCGCCGATGACCCGCTCGCGCTCGGACGACCAGACCGGTGTCCCCACCGAGCTCGTGCCGACCTACTACCACCAGCGCGCGGGCGCGGGGCTCATCATCACCGAGGGCGTCTTCCCCTCCGCCATGGGCAAGGGCTACGTGCGCACCCCGGGCATCGAGACCGACGCGCAGGTGGCGGCCTGGAAGCAGGTGACCGAGGCCGTGCACGCACAGGGCGGACGCATCTTCATGCAGCTCATGCACAGCGGCCGCATCTCCCACCCGAGCATGCTGCCCGGCGGAGCCACCCCGGTGGCGCCCTCGGCCATCACCCCCGCGGGCCAGAGCTTCACCTCCACGGGGCCCCAGCCCTTCGTCCAGCCGCGCGCCCTGCGGCTCGAGGAAATCCCCGAGGTGATTGGCGAGTACCGCCGCGCGGCGCGCCGTGCCCTGGAGGCCGGCTTCGATGGCGTGGAGCTGCACGCCGCCTCGGGCTACCTGCCCGAGCAGTTCCTGTCGAGCAACACCAACACCCGCACGGACGCCTATGGCGGCTCGCTCGAGAACCGCGCCCGCTTCATCCTCGAGACCCTCGCCGCCCTGGTGGCCGAGGTGGGGAGCGACCGGGTGGGCATCAAGATCTCCCCGGAGATGGGCTTCAACGACATCAAGGACGCCAACCCCCGGGAGACGTACCGCTACCTCGTCGAGCAGCTCGCGCCGTTGAAGCTCGCCTACCTGCACGTGGCCACGTTCGGCCCCCAGTTCGACGCCTACCACACCACGTTCCGCGCGCTCTTCCAGGGCACCTACCTGCGCGGCGGCATGCTCGACCGCGAGCGCGCGGAGGCCGTGCTGAAGAACGGCGAGGCGGACGCGGTCGTCTTCGGCGCGCTCTTCCTGGCCAACCCGGACCTGCCGGAGCGCTTCCGCACGAACGCGCCCCTGAATGCGCCGGACAAGCAGACCTTCTACTCGGCGGGCGCGCAGGGGTACATCGACTATCCGCGGCTGTCGACGGCGGGCTGA
- a CDS encoding sigma-54-dependent transcriptional regulator: protein MAESLKGSVLLVDDDPAVAKVLGALLVQAGLSVHTAARGDEALALLGRKPIDVVVSDVRMPGMGGLELLAEVQRGWPDVPVILLTAHGTVPLAVEAMKAGAADFALKPFDREEILFSIRKALLRAQQNQEATRPPGKEPGGFVGQSTAMASVQGLLGRAAMGTATVLLRGESGTGKELAAKAVHDASPRRGGPFVKLHCAALPDTLLESELFGYEKGAFTGAATRKPGRVELAHGGTLFLDEIGDITPQVQVKLLRLLQEREFERLGGTQTLKVDVRFVAATHRDLEVLVREGAFREDLFYRLNVVPVWLPPLRARPEDIEPLVRHFLEVHARANGRPPFVLTPEGLAVLRAQPWPGNVRQLQNFIERLVVLSDGPLLSGEEVLRELDRQPGIAPMAAPPPAPSPPPGIPGAAAASFSGGEGRTLESQRKGMERQALVDALQRAGDNRTLAARLLGISRRTLYNKLEEYGLV from the coding sequence GTGGCCGAGTCGCTCAAGGGAAGCGTGCTGCTGGTGGATGACGACCCCGCCGTGGCCAAGGTGCTCGGCGCGCTGCTGGTCCAGGCGGGGCTCTCCGTGCACACGGCCGCGCGCGGGGACGAGGCGCTCGCCCTGCTCGGCCGCAAGCCCATCGACGTCGTCGTGAGCGACGTGCGCATGCCGGGCATGGGCGGCCTGGAGCTGCTCGCCGAGGTGCAACGCGGCTGGCCGGACGTGCCCGTCATCCTGCTCACCGCGCACGGCACCGTGCCGCTCGCCGTGGAGGCCATGAAGGCGGGCGCCGCCGACTTCGCCCTCAAGCCCTTCGATCGAGAGGAGATCCTCTTCAGCATCCGCAAGGCGCTGCTGCGCGCGCAGCAGAACCAGGAGGCCACGCGCCCGCCAGGCAAGGAGCCCGGCGGCTTCGTGGGCCAGAGCACCGCCATGGCCAGCGTGCAGGGGCTGCTCGGCCGCGCCGCCATGGGCACCGCCACGGTGCTCTTGCGCGGGGAGTCCGGCACCGGCAAGGAGCTGGCCGCCAAGGCGGTGCACGACGCGAGCCCCCGGCGCGGCGGCCCCTTCGTGAAGCTGCACTGCGCGGCCCTGCCGGACACGCTCCTGGAGAGCGAGCTGTTCGGCTACGAGAAGGGCGCCTTCACGGGCGCCGCCACGCGCAAGCCCGGCCGCGTGGAGCTGGCCCACGGCGGCACCCTCTTCCTCGATGAAATCGGCGACATCACCCCCCAGGTGCAGGTGAAGCTCTTGCGCCTGTTGCAGGAGCGCGAGTTCGAGCGGCTCGGGGGCACGCAGACGCTCAAGGTGGACGTGCGCTTCGTGGCGGCCACGCACCGCGACCTGGAGGTGCTCGTGCGCGAGGGGGCGTTCCGCGAGGACCTCTTCTACCGGCTCAACGTGGTGCCCGTGTGGCTGCCGCCCCTGCGCGCCCGGCCCGAGGACATCGAGCCGCTCGTGCGACACTTCCTCGAGGTGCACGCCCGGGCCAACGGCCGCCCGCCCTTCGTCCTCACCCCCGAGGGACTCGCCGTGCTGCGCGCCCAGCCCTGGCCCGGCAACGTGCGCCAGTTGCAGAACTTCATCGAGCGCCTCGTGGTGCTCTCCGACGGCCCCCTGCTCTCCGGGGAGGAGGTGCTCCGGGAGCTGGATCGCCAGCCGGGCATCGCGCCCATGGCCGCGCCCCCGCCCGCGCCGAGCCCGCCCCCGGGAATCCCGGGCGCCGCCGCGGCGTCGTTCTCCGGGGGAGAGGGGCGCACGCTCGAGTCCCAGCGCAAGGGCATGGAGCGACAGGCCCTGGTGGACGCGCTCCAACGCGCGGGGGACAACCGCACCCTCGCCGCGCGACTGCTCGGCATCAGCCGGCGCACCCTGTACAACAAGCTCGAGGAGTACGGGTTGGTGTAG
- the rsgA gene encoding ribosome small subunit-dependent GTPase A: MDERALEKLGWGPPFVDAWRARASVGEQPARITADYGVEYMLGTAGGELRATLPGKLRMAIRKGDSARPVVGDWVSFEPRSQEGTTVIQAVLPRRTQLARKAAGRTTEEQVVAANVDGVFLVSALTKDLNPRRLERYLTVAWDSGAQPIIVLTKADLSVNSTAERERIVQFAQDVPVHTVSAVTGEGLEVLAPYLGPGKTVALIGSSGVGKSTLINRLLGSARQEVREVSEDDKGRHTTTHRELFVLASGGLVIDTPGMRELGVLESEEGLRDAFVDIQELAAHCRFSDCQHEREPGCAVQQDVREGRLAPGRLEAFHKLFQETARPEYDTPLQTRGRQGSKRKGR; this comes from the coding sequence ATGGATGAGCGGGCCTTGGAGAAGCTGGGGTGGGGCCCCCCCTTCGTCGACGCGTGGAGGGCCCGCGCGAGCGTCGGCGAGCAACCCGCGCGCATCACCGCCGACTACGGCGTCGAGTACATGCTCGGCACGGCGGGCGGCGAGCTGCGCGCCACGCTTCCCGGCAAGCTGCGCATGGCCATCCGCAAGGGGGACTCGGCTCGCCCGGTGGTGGGCGACTGGGTCTCCTTCGAGCCGCGCTCCCAGGAGGGCACCACCGTCATCCAGGCGGTGCTGCCGCGCCGCACGCAGCTGGCGCGCAAGGCCGCGGGCCGCACCACCGAGGAGCAGGTGGTGGCCGCCAACGTGGACGGCGTCTTCCTCGTCTCCGCGCTCACCAAGGATCTCAACCCGCGCCGGCTCGAGCGCTACCTCACGGTGGCCTGGGACAGCGGCGCCCAGCCCATCATCGTGCTCACCAAGGCGGACCTGAGCGTGAACTCCACCGCGGAGCGCGAGCGCATCGTCCAGTTCGCCCAGGACGTGCCCGTGCACACCGTCAGCGCCGTCACCGGCGAGGGCCTGGAGGTGCTCGCGCCCTACCTCGGTCCGGGCAAGACGGTGGCGCTCATCGGCTCGTCCGGCGTGGGCAAGTCCACCCTCATCAACCGCCTGCTGGGCTCGGCGCGCCAGGAGGTGCGCGAGGTGAGCGAGGACGACAAGGGCCGCCACACCACCACCCACCGCGAGCTGTTCGTGCTCGCCAGCGGGGGCCTCGTCATCGACACGCCGGGCATGCGCGAGCTCGGGGTGCTGGAGAGCGAGGAGGGCCTGCGCGACGCCTTCGTGGACATCCAGGAGCTGGCCGCCCACTGCCGCTTCAGCGACTGCCAGCACGAGCGCGAGCCGGGCTGCGCCGTGCAACAGGACGTGCGCGAGGGGCGGCTCGCCCCGGGGCGGCTGGAGGCCTTCCACAAACTCTTCCAGGAGACGGCCCGCCCCGAGTACGACACCCCGCTGCAGACGCGGGGACGACAGGGCTCGAAGCGCAAGGGCCGGTAG
- a CDS encoding wax ester/triacylglycerol synthase family O-acyltransferase gives MAERMSPVDAAWLQMEEPTSLMVITAVLWFDGPLDFERLARRVEERLVARHPRFSQRVVTRGLWRTPHWEDVPDFRVEEHLRRTRLPPPGGRDALERLVGESMGTPLEPSRPLWELHLFEGYEEGCALLARVHHSIADGISLGRVLLALTDASAEEGPEREDTFEEPEAPSGTWTRLWRGARKVADTTQAALKRGGELWAEPIQLMDLAVEGARGASALSRLLSLVPDPPSPFTGRLGPVKRVAWSRPVPVEQVRAIGHGTGSTVNDVMMAVVAGTLRRYMLARGAEPRDLRAVVPVNLRSLHEPLPRTLGNRFGMVFLPLPLALEEPVERLWELKRRMDSLKRSPEAAVVFGMLTAAGLAPAPVERAAVEVMRRKSSLVLTHVPGPRRPVYLAGARLSGMAFWVPMAGRLGLGLSLFRYAGHVTLGVAVDAGLVPEPRVLIEDFEAELEALAQAVREVGRATSSS, from the coding sequence ATGGCCGAGCGGATGAGCCCTGTCGACGCGGCGTGGCTCCAGATGGAGGAGCCCACCAGTCTCATGGTCATCACGGCGGTGCTGTGGTTCGACGGTCCGTTGGACTTCGAGCGGCTCGCGCGCCGGGTGGAGGAGCGGCTCGTGGCGCGCCATCCGCGCTTCAGCCAGCGCGTGGTGACGCGGGGCCTGTGGCGCACGCCGCACTGGGAGGATGTGCCCGACTTCCGCGTGGAGGAGCACCTGCGGCGCACGCGGCTGCCGCCTCCCGGGGGCCGGGACGCGCTGGAGCGGCTCGTGGGCGAGTCCATGGGCACGCCCCTGGAGCCCTCGCGGCCCCTGTGGGAGCTGCACCTCTTCGAGGGGTACGAGGAGGGCTGCGCGCTGCTGGCGCGCGTGCACCACAGCATCGCGGATGGGATTTCCCTGGGGCGGGTGTTGCTCGCCCTGACGGACGCGAGCGCCGAGGAGGGACCGGAGCGGGAGGACACCTTCGAGGAGCCGGAGGCTCCGTCGGGCACCTGGACGCGGCTGTGGCGGGGCGCCCGGAAGGTGGCGGACACGACCCAGGCGGCGCTCAAGCGGGGCGGAGAGTTGTGGGCCGAGCCCATCCAGCTCATGGACCTGGCGGTGGAAGGAGCCCGGGGGGCCTCGGCCCTCAGCCGGCTCTTGTCGCTGGTGCCGGATCCCCCCTCGCCCTTCACCGGCCGGCTGGGCCCCGTCAAGCGCGTGGCGTGGTCGCGGCCGGTGCCCGTGGAGCAGGTGCGCGCCATCGGCCATGGCACGGGCAGCACGGTGAATGACGTGATGATGGCGGTGGTGGCGGGCACGCTGCGCCGCTACATGCTCGCCCGCGGCGCGGAGCCGAGGGACTTGCGCGCCGTGGTGCCGGTGAACCTGCGCTCGCTCCACGAGCCGCTGCCGCGCACGCTGGGCAACCGCTTCGGCATGGTGTTCCTGCCGCTGCCGCTCGCGTTGGAGGAGCCAGTGGAGCGGCTGTGGGAGCTCAAGCGGCGCATGGACAGCCTCAAGCGCTCGCCCGAGGCGGCGGTGGTGTTCGGCATGTTGACGGCGGCGGGCCTGGCGCCCGCGCCGGTGGAGCGCGCCGCGGTGGAGGTGATGCGGCGCAAGTCCTCGCTGGTGCTCACCCACGTGCCGGGGCCCCGCAGGCCGGTGTACCTGGCGGGCGCGCGGCTGTCGGGCATGGCCTTCTGGGTGCCCATGGCGGGACGGCTGGGCCTGGGGCTGAGCCTCTTCCGCTACGCGGGCCACGTGACGCTGGGCGTGGCCGTGGACGCGGGCCTCGTCCCGGAGCCCCGGGTGCTCATCGAGGACTTCGAGGCGGAACTCGAGGCGCTCGCCCAGGCGGTGCGCGAGGTGGGGCGCGCGACGTCCTCCTCTTGA
- a CDS encoding methyltransferase domain-containing protein: MPSLMALRRQAWGDVQSKLRDLPRRVKPLRNLWVDESELANLGSRYMPLVDTARVDAYRNAIERYVQPEHVVVDVGTGNGLRAMLAARCGPRRLYAVDASSDLDTAQWVACRNGFTGIEFVRADISRFQPPERVDVLLHELVGEGVFDAGLIPRLLDARDRLLVPGGRILPHRFDIFFEPVQLREEARVPFLWDQRLPDVDFSCLQILRDTLNPTYFTRLIRPQDVERSLCEARPAFTLDLETLRSGSLPRRLELARPVVHGGRMDGLCLYYRAHFDDTLSYDTVPERPRACAPVMLLRTDSRDFARYETIRVEMSLPELADITTWRWNFS, encoded by the coding sequence ATGCCGAGTTTGATGGCCTTGCGGCGACAAGCCTGGGGGGACGTGCAGTCGAAACTGCGTGACCTGCCGCGTCGGGTGAAACCACTGCGCAACCTGTGGGTGGACGAGTCGGAGCTGGCCAACCTCGGCTCGCGGTACATGCCCCTGGTGGACACGGCGAGGGTGGACGCGTACCGCAACGCCATCGAGCGCTACGTGCAGCCGGAGCACGTGGTGGTGGACGTGGGCACGGGCAACGGACTGCGCGCCATGCTCGCGGCCCGGTGTGGGCCGCGCAGGCTGTACGCGGTGGATGCCTCGAGTGATCTGGACACGGCGCAGTGGGTGGCCTGTCGCAACGGCTTCACCGGCATCGAGTTCGTGCGCGCCGACATCTCGCGCTTCCAGCCACCGGAGCGGGTGGACGTGCTGCTGCACGAGCTGGTGGGCGAGGGGGTGTTCGACGCGGGACTGATTCCCCGGCTGCTCGACGCGAGGGACCGGCTGCTCGTGCCCGGGGGCCGCATCCTGCCCCACCGCTTCGACATCTTCTTCGAGCCGGTGCAGTTGCGCGAGGAGGCGCGCGTGCCGTTTCTGTGGGATCAGCGCCTGCCGGACGTGGACTTCAGTTGCCTGCAGATCCTCCGCGACACCTTGAATCCCACGTACTTCACCCGGCTCATCCGGCCCCAGGACGTGGAGCGCTCGCTGTGTGAGGCGAGGCCCGCCTTCACGCTGGACCTGGAGACGCTGCGCTCGGGCTCGCTGCCGCGGCGCCTGGAGTTGGCGAGGCCCGTGGTGCACGGGGGCCGCATGGACGGCCTGTGCCTCTACTACCGGGCGCACTTCGATGACACGCTGTCCTATGACACCGTCCCCGAGCGTCCCCGCGCGTGCGCTCCGGTGATGTTGCTGCGCACGGACAGCCGCGACTTTGCCCGCTACGAGACGATCCGCGTGGAGATGTCGTTGCCGGAGCTGGCGGACATCACCACATGGCGGTGGAACTTCTCGTGA
- a CDS encoding VUT family protein — protein MDSRRTEGFLYLAGFGASIPLSNWMIGHVGVVCSDTGPCLLPVGPGLLAPSGVLVVGLAFVLRDLVQRRLGKGWTLAAIALGALLSGVLAPSALVVASSAAFAVSELADFAVYTPLQRRGLVLAVLASSAVGLVVDSVLFLKLAFGGLDFLAGQVVGKAWMVLLSLPLVSWLRRRDERLGFEPA, from the coding sequence GTGGATTCGCGTCGAACCGAGGGTTTTCTCTATCTGGCGGGCTTTGGCGCCTCGATTCCTCTCTCCAACTGGATGATCGGCCACGTGGGAGTGGTGTGCTCGGACACGGGGCCGTGCCTGCTGCCCGTGGGGCCGGGGCTGCTGGCGCCCAGCGGCGTGCTCGTGGTGGGTCTGGCCTTCGTGTTGAGGGACCTGGTGCAGCGCCGGCTGGGCAAGGGCTGGACGCTCGCGGCGATCGCCCTGGGCGCGCTGCTCTCCGGGGTGCTCGCGCCGTCGGCGCTGGTGGTGGCCTCGAGCGCGGCCTTCGCCGTGTCGGAGCTCGCCGACTTCGCCGTCTACACGCCCCTGCAGCGGCGCGGCCTGGTGCTGGCCGTGCTCGCCAGCAGCGCCGTGGGGCTCGTCGTGGACAGCGTGCTCTTCCTGAAGCTCGCCTTCGGGGGGCTCGACTTCCTGGCGGGGCAGGTGGTGGGCAAGGCGTGGATGGTGCTGCTGTCGCTGCCCCTCGTGTCCTGGTTGCGGCGCCGCGACGAGCGGCTCGGGTTCGAGCCCGCCTGA
- a CDS encoding M3 family metallopeptidase: MNASVAENPLLQTEGFPQFDRIRSEHVEPALRELLQRMNAQLDELEREVQPTWAGTVERLSAITEPLGLAWGVVNHLMGVQNSPELRQAHAAVEGDVVESFMRIGQSVPLYRAYKALRESGEWKSLEEAQHRIIEAALRDAELSGVGLEGEARERFQAIERELAELSTRFSNNVIDSTKSWSMTLTRREEVEGLPPSALAMAAQAARQGLEPGAPEPTAENGPWRITLDAPSFQPFMEHSRRGDLREKVYRAYITRASSGEVDNQPLIERILALRQEKSRLLGYGSFAEVSLAAKMAPGVSAVEQLLGELRGVARSRAQGELTELTEFARRKTGDASFELKLWDSPFWAERLREERYAYTDEELRPYFALPRVLEGLFDTAHRLFGVTVRAADGEVSVWHESVRFFRVADESGQDIAAFYLDPYSRPATKRGGAWMNSALDRKRLPQGGLRLPVAYLVCNATPPVGGKPALLTFREVETLFHEFGHGLQHMLTRVDFPEAAGINNVEWDAVELPSQFMENWCFHEETLSRLARHVDTGEMLPKALQDKIRAGRIYRAASMTLRQVYFATLDLELHHRYQPGSTDKVIDIQRRVARDNTVLAPLPEDRFLCSFTHIFAGGYAAGYYSYKWAEVLSADAFAAFEEAGLSDARAVEKTGRRFRDTVLALGGSRHPLVVFESFRGRAPSTQPLLKQTGLLDTQETRV, from the coding sequence CGCAGCTGGACGAGCTCGAGCGCGAGGTCCAGCCCACCTGGGCGGGCACGGTGGAGCGTCTGTCCGCCATCACCGAGCCGCTGGGCCTGGCCTGGGGCGTGGTCAACCACCTGATGGGGGTGCAGAACAGCCCGGAGCTGCGCCAGGCGCACGCCGCCGTCGAGGGTGACGTGGTGGAGAGCTTCATGCGCATCGGGCAGAGCGTGCCCCTATACCGGGCCTACAAGGCGCTGCGCGAGAGCGGTGAGTGGAAGTCGCTCGAGGAGGCCCAGCACCGCATCATCGAGGCGGCCCTGCGCGACGCGGAGCTGTCCGGCGTGGGGCTGGAGGGCGAGGCGCGTGAGCGCTTCCAGGCCATCGAGCGGGAGCTGGCCGAGCTGTCCACCCGCTTCTCCAACAACGTCATCGACTCCACCAAGTCCTGGTCCATGACGCTCACCCGGCGCGAGGAGGTGGAGGGGCTGCCGCCCAGCGCGCTCGCCATGGCCGCCCAGGCCGCCCGGCAGGGTCTGGAGCCCGGCGCTCCCGAGCCCACCGCGGAGAACGGTCCGTGGCGCATCACCCTGGATGCCCCCAGCTTCCAGCCCTTCATGGAGCACTCGCGCCGCGGGGATCTGCGCGAGAAGGTCTACCGCGCCTACATCACCCGCGCTTCCTCGGGAGAGGTGGACAACCAGCCCCTCATCGAGCGCATCCTCGCCCTGCGCCAGGAGAAGTCCCGCCTGCTCGGCTACGGCTCGTTCGCCGAGGTGAGTCTGGCGGCGAAGATGGCGCCCGGAGTGTCGGCCGTGGAGCAGTTGCTCGGGGAGCTGCGCGGGGTGGCCCGCTCGCGCGCCCAGGGCGAGCTCACCGAGCTGACGGAGTTCGCCCGCCGCAAGACGGGGGATGCCTCGTTCGAGCTGAAGCTGTGGGACTCGCCCTTCTGGGCCGAGCGCCTGCGCGAGGAGCGCTACGCCTATACCGACGAGGAGCTGCGCCCGTACTTCGCGCTGCCGCGCGTGTTGGAGGGCCTGTTCGACACCGCCCACCGGCTCTTCGGCGTCACCGTGCGCGCCGCGGATGGCGAGGTGTCCGTGTGGCACGAGAGCGTACGCTTCTTCCGCGTGGCGGACGAGTCGGGCCAGGACATCGCCGCCTTCTACCTGGACCCCTACAGCCGTCCGGCCACCAAGCGGGGCGGGGCGTGGATGAACAGCGCGCTGGATAGAAAGCGCCTGCCCCAGGGCGGCCTGCGTCTGCCGGTGGCCTACCTCGTGTGCAACGCCACGCCGCCGGTGGGCGGCAAGCCCGCGCTCCTGACGTTCCGCGAGGTGGAGACGCTCTTCCACGAGTTCGGCCACGGCCTGCAGCACATGCTCACGCGCGTGGACTTCCCCGAGGCCGCCGGCATCAACAACGTGGAGTGGGACGCGGTGGAGCTGCCCAGCCAGTTCATGGAGAACTGGTGCTTCCACGAGGAGACGCTCTCGCGGCTCGCTCGCCACGTGGACACCGGGGAGATGCTGCCCAAGGCGCTGCAGGACAAGATCCGCGCCGGGCGCATCTACCGCGCCGCCTCCATGACGCTGCGCCAGGTGTACTTCGCCACGCTCGACCTGGAGCTGCACCACCGCTACCAGCCGGGGAGCACGGACAAGGTGATCGACATCCAGCGGCGCGTGGCCCGGGACAACACGGTGCTGGCACCGCTGCCGGAGGATCGCTTCCTCTGCTCCTTCACCCACATCTTCGCGGGCGGCTACGCGGCGGGCTACTACAGCTACAAGTGGGCCGAGGTGCTCTCCGCGGATGCCTTCGCCGCCTTCGAGGAGGCGGGGTTGTCGGACGCGCGCGCGGTGGAGAAGACCGGCCGGCGCTTCCGGGACACGGTGCTCGCGCTGGGCGGCAGCCGTCACCCGCTCGTGGTGTTCGAGTCCTTCCGGGGCCGTGCCCCCAGCACCCAGCCCCTGCTCAAGCAGACGGGCTTGCTCGACACGCAGGAGACGCGCGTCTAG